A window of Variovorax sp. HW608 genomic DNA:
GACCGCGATGCGCGCGACCTTCGCAAACCCGACGCTGAAGAACGAGATGGTGCGCAACGCCGACGGCAGCGTGAAGGCGGGCTCGCTGGCCCGTATCGAGCCGGAAGGCAAGGTCGTTCGCATGTGGGAAGCGATCGAGACCTATCTCGTTCGCCGGCAGCCGCTCATCGTGATCGCGGGCGCGGACTACGGCCAGGGATCGAGCCGCGACTGGGCAGCCAAGGGTGTGCGCCTGGCCGGCGTGGAAACGGTGGTGGCCGAGGGCTTCGAGCGCATCCACCGCACCAACCTCATCGGCATGGGTGTGCTGCCGCTGGAATTCAAGCCGGGCACGAACCGCCTGACGCTCCGGCTCGACGGCACAGAGACCTACGACGTCATCGGCAAGCGCACGCCGCGCGCGAGTCTGGCCCTTGTCATCCATCGCAAGAGCGGCGAGACGCTGCATGTGCCCGTGACCTGCCGTCTCGACACGGCCGAGGAAGTCTCGATCTACGAGGCCGGCGGCGTGCTGCAGCGCTTTGCGCAGGACTTCCTGGCCGGACAGGAGTGCGTCGCGTGACCACAATCGGCCCCATGAACGCAGCACCCCAGATCAGAATTCCCGCCACCTACATGCGCGGCGGCACCAGCAAGGGCGTGTTCTTCCGCCTGCAGGACCTGCCCGACTCGGCTCAGCAACCGGGCCCCGCCCGCGACCGTTTGCTGCAGCGCGTGGTCGGCAGCCCCGATCCCTATGGCAAGCAGATCGACGGCATGGGCGGCGCCACCTCGTCGACTTCCAAGGCCGTCATCCTGTCGGCCTCCAGTCGCCCGGACCATGAGGTGGACTACCTGTTCGGCCAGGTGTCCATCGACAGCGCCTTCGTCGACTGGTCGGGCAACTGCGGCAACCTGTCGGCGGCGGTCGGACCTTTTGCGATCGGCAACGGCCTGCTGCCGGCCGAGCGCATTCCGCAGGACGGCATCTGCACCGTTCGCATCTGGCAGGCCAACATCGGCAAGACCATCGTCGCCCATGTGCCGATCACCGGCGGGCAGGTGCAGGAGACGGGCGACTTCGAGCTCGATGGCGTGACCTTCCCGGCCGCCGAGGTGCAGCTCGAATTCCTCGATCCGGCGGACGAGGGTGAAGGCGAAGGCGGCACAACCATGTTCCCGACCGGCCGGTTGGTCGACGAGCTGGAAGTGCCGGGCGTGGGAACGTTCAAGGCCACGCTGATCAATGCCGGCATCCCGACCGTCTTCGTGAATGCGAGCGACATCGGCTACACGGGCACCGAGCTGCAGGATGCGATCAACAGCGATGCTCAGGCGCTGGCGCGCTTCGAGGCCATCCGTGCGTGGGGCGCCGTGAAGATGGGCCTGATCAAGGAGATCGGCGAGGCGGCGAAGCGCCAGCACACGCCGAAGGTCGCCTTCGTCGCGCCGCCTGCGGATTACGTGGCCTCCAGCGGCAAGGCCGTACGGGCGGCGGACGTCGATCTGCTGGTGCGCGCCCTCTCCATGGGCAAGCTGCACCACGCGATGATGGGCACGGCGGCCGTGGCGATCGGCACCGCGGCGGCGATTCCCGGCACGCTCGTCAATCTCGCTGCGGGCGGCGGCGAGCGCAACGCCGTGCGCTTCGGCCATCCCTCGGGCACGCTGCGCGTGGGCGCCGAAGCCATGCGGGCCGATGGGCAGTGGCAAGTGACCAAGGCCGTCATGAGCCGAAGCGCCCGTGTGTTGATGGAAGGCTGGGTGCGCGTGCCCGGCGACAGTTTCTGATTGGAAGTTCACGTATGTCCATGTCTACCCGCAAGCAACTCAAATCCCTCGCCGAAGCGCGCCGTGGCGTGCTGGTGCCGGGTGCCTTCAACGCGCTCTCGGCCAAGGTGATCGAGGACCTCGGCTTCGAGGCAATCTACGTCACCGGCGCCGGCGTCACCAACATGTGGTTCGGCATGCCCGACCAAGGCTTCATGGGGCTGGCGGAAATCGCGGATCACACCGCGCGCATCCGTGATGCGGTGCGGCTGCCGCTGATCGTCGACGCCGACACCGGCTTCGGCAATGCGCTCAACGTGCACCACACCGTGCGCGTGCTGGAGCGTGCCGGAGCGGACTGCATCCAGTTCGAGGACCAGGTTGCGCCCAAGCGTTGCGGCCATTTCTCGGGCAAGGAGGTGATCTCGACAGAGGAAGCCGTAAGCAAGATCAAGGCGGCCGTCGATGCGCGCCAGGATGCGGACCTCATGATCATGGCCCGCACCGATGCGGCAGCCATTCACGGCTTCGAAGCGGCCATCGAACGCGCTCAGAAGTTCGCCGAGGCCGGCGCTGACATCCTCTTCGTCGAGGCCGTGACCACGGCTGAGGAAGTTCGTGCATTGCCCCGGCGCCTGGGAAAGCCTCAGTTGATGAACATGGTCATCGGTGGTCGTACACCGATCTTCAATGCCGAGCAACTCGGCGAGCTCGGCTACGGCATCGTGCTCTATGCCAATGCCGCGCTGCAGGGTGCGGTGGCCGGCATGCAGAAGGCACTGACGGTGCTGCGCGACGAGAAGGAAGTGCAGGAATCGAGCGGGCTCGTCACGCCCTTCGCTGAACGACAGCGACTGGTCGGCAAGCCGGAATGGGATGCGATGGAGAAACGCTACACATGAACCGTCGCGCGGCGCCAACTTCTACCTTGGCCCGCGTGATCGTCCTGGAGATCTGTTCCTCCCCATAAAGGACGGTCATTCCATCAGCGGTCAATGTCGCGGGTGACGACGCCCAAAACGCCCGCAACGATGCCCTGACCCACGAACTGAAGTACCGTCACCCCAAGGTGGGCTACCTGTCGAACGGCAGGGATGCCCGCCCATAGCTTTTCTTCCGCCCTCAAGCCGGCCTGCGCCGCAGGCGCTCCCGGTAGAGCACAGCTCCAATCCAGCCAAGAACCGCCCAGTCATCATCAGTGAGGTGGTCGCGCGCCAGATCCATCCACCCCGCCAGCTCGGCAATCGCATCGTCCAGGCCCTCGTTGCTGCCCTGGAGGTCCAGCGTGAGAGAAAGCAGCTCGAACAGCTCGATGTTCGGGTGAGACATTAGCCCAGTCTGCGCCGCGTACGCGTCACCTTCAAGACGGCTCGACGAGGGGGCTACTTGAGTTCGTGAAAGTTGGTCTCGATCCAGACCCTGCCCTCCTCATTGAGGGCAAAGGTGAGCGCCTTTTCCTTCGACAGCCGCCCGGCCCGGATGTCCTTGGAAAGCGGGTTCTCACTCGACAGGTCATCTCGCCGACGGTTGTAGGTGTGCTCATGGCCATCGTCGTCGAAATACGTGTACGACACCGCGATCCCGTCAAGGTTTGCCAGCGGCTGCAGGAAAGCGATGAACCGTGATGCGCTGATGCCGTCGGCCTTGATGGCGTTCCAGTGCTTCAGGAGCACAGCATTGGTCACGTCGGGCTTCCCAGTTGGAGCCTCGCGGACCGCATCCACGTGCGAGGAGCCGGCCCTCGCCGGAGCCTCGGCCTCGCTCGCCTGACCGTTCTTGCGGAAGAAGTCGGCCACGATTTCCGAGAATGTCCGTGTGTCGGACGGAACTCTCTCCCGTGCAGGAATGGCCTCCAGGCTATGTGGCAATGTACTCATGTCCGCACTGTCCATGGTTCCCCTTTCAGGTGTTCGTTGAAAGCGTTGGCCGATCCTACTGCCGGGGTGTGCGCTCAGTGATGTCGCGGCGCAACGAGCGTTCCGAAGCGTGAAGGAATTGGCTGGGTGGGGAGATGGCTGTGTCAGCAGTCTTCGATGGCTAAGGCCAGCTGTGTGGGATGGGGGGCTTGCCACTGGCACGAGAGATATGGGCTCACCTGGGCGGCATGCGCCCTGACCAGCGTAGATCACGCGGGGGCGACGGTGCGGCTGTGGCGATCGCTCGTCGCCGGCCAGATGTCCACCTGCTTCCGGAAGCACATCGAAGCGAGCGACTGCCAACTTCGATCTCCGAACAAATGGCGCTTATCTGGCGCATCGATGGCGCAGTTCATGCCTCGCCGACGATTCCTGTCCCTGGCACAGGAATCGACGAATACAGCCCACGACTTGCACGCTCCCGAACAGGGACCAGCAGTTCCGGCAAGAGTGCGCTGGCCTTTTCGCTGAGGCTGGCCAGCAGCGCCACCACTTCGTTGAAATTCTGCCCGGTGAGTTCGAAACGGGCCGGAGCCTCCTGGACAATTCTCTCGATCCGGCCGTCCGCGTCGTATTTGGAACCTTGCGAGGCCAAAGAGCCGGGCAGATTCTTGAAGCGCACGCTGATGTTCACGTAGAACATCCATGGGGCAGCGCCGGAGTTCCAGCCGCTTCCCTGAAGCCGCAGCATTTCAACATACTCGTCGTGCTCTCGGCTAAAGGTGTTCCTGAACTTCTTGAAGCCTCTCCTCTTGAGTGCTGCTCTATGAAGTTCGGATGCGAGCGCTCTCCCCAACGCGCGTGCTGACATGACAAGCTTCGTCCTTGAATGGGCCGAGACACCCAATGAATTCTGTGGCGCATGCGACCGGCCGCTCACCGCCCGTCCGGCGGCGATGCCGTTTCGATGTCGATGAACCTCGGCTGCCTCGTGAGCACCAGGGATCGAATCCTGAGGCGTGCCCGAAGATCGAGCCGATATGCGGTGCGCGGTATGCCAAGCGTTCAAGGCATGCATGCAGGGCTCAAGACCCCACAGCGAAGCGACGCTTGGCTCGGATGCCGAAAACGCGCGCGAACGATCAGGCCGCGAGTTCCTCCAATGTGCGTCCCTTCGCGAGTGCCTCGGTGAGCCACTTGGGTCGTGGACCGAATCCAGACCAGAAGTGACCCGCATCATCCCTGTAGCTGACCTTGGACTTGCGCTTTTTCGTCGCGGACTTCACGCGCGATGGTTGCACCTTCGAGGTCGAATTCGGCAAACCCCCGGCCGCCAGTTCTTCGAGCGTCTTTCCTGACGCCAGGGCATCACGCAACCAGCGCGGACGCGGACCACGGCCGCTCCAGGAGTTGCCCAGGCCATCGGAATAGCCAACTTTCAAATCTTTTGACTTAAAGGACTTGGGCGTCGCGCGTATGGACTTAGCCTTTGAACCATATCCGAGTTGCTCGGCCGTGAGGCCGTAGTGCGCAATAGCGACCTTGATGCGAGAAATAACGCCCGCGACTTCCTGTTCGCGGATGCTGTCTGCCTGGCGCTGCAGCGCTTCGATCTGCTTTTGAATCTGCTCGTAGGTCTGAGTCACGATCGTTTACCTCATCGAATTGGAGAGTGCAACTCTAACGGATTCCAGTAACCGTCATCGCCAAACACCGACTCATCGCATTCAATTGCGGCACGAGCATCGACTGGCATTCCTGGATACCCAACCCAAAGAAGATCAGAGAGAACGCAGCAAAGTGGCATGGCAATCACACGTTCGACATCCGTCACGAGTCCCTGCGTTTGAGCATTGGATGAACCGGCTGAGTTGACGCGAGGGGCCGTAGCTCCACCCTGGAACACCAGTGACAGCAGTTGCTGGGCCGGAAGCCGAACGCGTGAGTCTCCGGACGTCAGACCGCACAACGCATGTGGCCGCCTAGGAACCACGGAGTCGCGGTCGCGCACACCCTCTGCGCTCAGGCGAGCGGCTTCCGCGCAGAGTGCCAAAGCCGGTGCCCCAGTTTGAGACAGGCCAATCAACGAAAAAACAAACTAACTGGAAGCCAATGCCAAATCGGCACCAACAACCCCGCACGCAACGCCACCCTGTCTCCGCCGGAGAAATGCTGCCTTTCTACTCGTGTTCTCCGTTAGCTTGTTTTATCCTCCTCGCCCATGCTTATGAATCCATCTCTCTCGCTGTTCGAGGAACTGCCACCCACCGGACACGTACTCGCCTTTGCGCAGGCCTTCGAGCATTGGCTGCGTGATCAGCGCGACTCGGGATTGCTGCGGCGCGATGGCTCGATCTCGGTCTATCAGGACATGTGGGCCGCTTTCTCGGCCTGGTGCCTGGCTCAGTCGCCGGTCGTGACCTTGTCATCCCTTGGTCTGGCTGATTTGCATGCCTTCCAGGCCGCTCGCTTCGGGCGCAAGACCTCCGATCTATCGCTCACGCCGCGTTATGCCCTGCGGCTGATGCGTCTCATTGATCGGGTTCTGCGCCACCACGCAGCACAGATCGATGCCGCGCCCAATCCGTCGGCCGCCGATTGGATCGCCTCCAACCCGATGGTGCGGTATGCGGATTCGGCGCAGGCCGATCCTCTGCCCGAGTACCTCTCGACGGCGGAAGCCAGGCAGCTCATCGCATTCCTCTCCGAAGCCCGGCCTCGGCCCGGCTCGCGCCGCGATGCCCGGGCGGCACTCACCTGGCAAGAGGTGCGCAATCGGGTCTCGGTGGCCTTGCAACTGGGTGTCGGCCTCACCCCCGGGGACGTGCGCGCCCTGACCCTGGACTCGCCTGTCTCGCAAGGCGGGCGGGTGCGCGAGCGGCCCTGGAAGCTCCACGTGCCGGGGGACGGCAATTCGCCGGCGCGGGAAGCGCCGGTGGCCCCATGGGCTGCTGAGCTGCTTCGGCATTGGCTTGTTGTGCGTTCCGAACTGGCCATTGCCGGGGCCTTCCTGTTTCCTTCTACGCGAACGGGCAAGCAGTGGCAGAAGCCATCGCAATACGAATGCGCCCGGCGCGTTCTCGAGGAAGCCGGCGTCGATTCGCAGGAAGGCGGCTCTTTCCGGTTGCGCCACACCTTCGCGATCAGGCAATTGCGCCGTGGCAGCCCTCCCGAGCAGGTCGCCAGGTGGCTCGGCATCGAGGCTGTGAAGATGAAACGCTATGAGCACGTGGTGCCCAGGCCGGTCGAAGTGGTCTGAGACGCCGCGGCAGTCTGGCCCCCCGTTCCGATGGGTCCGATCATCGGCTCGTCTCAGACCGTGACCTCCGATCGGTATTCGGGCAGTCGAGGTGCGCATTTCGAACCTGAGTCACAGTAGAAGACAAGGTTCGGCGGGGGGGCAGTTTGTCGTGTCGCCTCACAATCCCGCGCTTCCGGCCACAGACCGGGTTCACGGGCCAGCTTGTGCGCGAGCGCAGGAAGGTGCAGGGCCGCGAGTTCCGCTGCCTACGGGTGCTGTATTCGCTCAGGCGGCCTGGTGCTGCAGCGCCGGCAGCGAAGGTTCGCGCCAAGCGCATCTGCGGCGGCGAAGAGCTCCGGCACGCGCAGGAAGAAGCCATAGGCGGCCGCCATGGTGATCCGGCTTGTCTTCGCCGGATGGCGGCACCTGATGCGCGCGCTGTCAAAAGCGCGCACACTGGGCGACCCATGAAGCACAAAGCCGCACGCCAGGAGTACCTTTGCGCGATCGCCGAGTTCGAACGCGGGTGTCTCGAATTTTCCGAGGGCATGCAGAAGATCTCGGAAGAGCCGGCACGACCAGGCGAAGCGGCATCCCCAATGTCGCTCCTCCAGTTTGGGCCGCGCAAGTCAGCGAAGCGCGCACCGTGGCGAGGCGCAGACCCCGCGCAGTTGGCCAAGGCGCGGCGATAGCGCGGATCTACAGGCGCTGCCGTCATGCCGGCGAAGCAAGCCGACCCCCTGGAGAAATACTGGTCGAAGCGCGACTTCGGATTGACAACAGAGCCGCGCGGCCGCCGTGCCACCGTGCGTTCGAGGGCGCTGTCTTTCGTGATTCAGAAGCACGCCGCAACACGCCTGCACTACGACTTCCGCCTGGAACTCGATGGCGTGCTGCTCTCATGGGCCGTGCCGAAAGGACCGAGCTTCGATCCGACCGAAAAGCGCATGGCAATCCATGTCGAGGACCATCCGCTGTCCTATGGGTCATTCGAGGGGACGATTCCGCCGAAGCAGTACGGTGCGGGCAGCGTCATCGTCTGGGACAACGGCACCTGGGAGCCTGTCGGCGATCCTCACGAGGGCATGCAAAAGGGCAAGCTTCTTTTTCATCTGCACGGCCAGAAGCTCGCAGGCCTGTGGGAGCTCGTGAAGATCGCCAAAGGCGGCGAGCGGCAAGAGCCTTGGATCTTGTTCAAGAAGCGCGACTCGTTCGCCAGGCCGAGGGCGGAGTACGACGTCATCAGTGCTCTGCCTGACAGCGTCATCGCGAAGCCGTTGGCGCCTGCAGCGGCCGCCGGCGGCGCATCGTCGGCGGGGCGGCGCAAGAGCGGGGCACGGCAGTCCGCCGGCGACATGGTCGGCGCCGGCGCCGTGAAAGCGCCCTCCCCCCTCAAGCTGGACCCGCAGCTCGCGACGCTGGCCACCGGGGTGCCGACTGCGGGCCAATGGATCTACGAAATCAAGTTCGACGGCTATCGCCTGATGACCCGCATCGAGAACGGCAAGGCGAAGCTCCTGACCCGTGGAGGACACGATTGGACGGCCAAGATGCCGGACCTGAAGCGTGAGGCGGAACAGCTCGGCGTCGAGTCGGCGTGGCTGGATGGTGAGATCGTCGTGCTCGACGAACGTGGCGTGCCGAAATTCAACGCGCTGCAGAATGCCTTCGATCGAGGAACCGGCGCAGAGCGCATCATCTATTTCCTCTTCGATGCGCCCTACTTCGAGGGCTATGACCTGCGGGACGTGCCCCTGCGCGATCGCCGCCAACTGCTCGGCAAACTGCTCGCGGAGCGTGGCACCGACCGCCTGCGCTTGTCCCAAGCGTTCGAGGCAGATCCGGCATCGATCCTGAGCTCGGCATGCAGGATGGGTCTCGAAGGCGTGATGGCAAAGCGCGCCGACGCGCCCTATGCATCACGGCGCACGGAGACCTGGCTCAAGCTCAAATGCCAGCTACGGCAGGAATTCGTCATCGCTGGATACACGGACCGGACCGGCGGCCCCGCTCAAGTCGGAAGCCTGCTGCTCGGCGTGCACGACGCTGCCGGCGCGCTCGTGTCGGTCGGCAGCGTCGGGACTGGATGGGGCGCCAAAGAGGCCGCGGCGCTCAAGCAGCGGCTTTCGAAAATCGAGATCGACAGACCGCCCTTTGCCGCAGGTGCGGCCAAGCCCGGCAGGTGGTCGAAGCGCTCGCCAGGCAGTGAGCGATGGGTCCAGCCTATGTTGGTTGCCGAGGTGGCCTTCTCGGAATGGACGCCGGATGGCCAGATCCGGCATCCCTCATACGTCGCGCTGCGAGCGGACAAGCCCGCGGCCGCGATCGTGCGCGAAATAGCGAAGCAGATCGGCGCCGGGCCGATACGGACCGCGAAGGCCGCCGTCGGCGGCATCAAGGTGAGCCACGGTGATCGCGTCATCGATCCGAGTACCGGGCTCACGAAGCTGGATCTCGTGCGCTACTACGAATCGGTCGCAGACTGGATGCTTCCGCATCTGCAAGGGCGCCCTTGCGCGCTTGTACGTGGGCCTTCGGGCATTGCCGGGGAGCTCTTTTTCCAGAAGCACGATGAGAAGATCAGCATTCCCGGCATCCGAGAAATGGACCCGGCGCTGTGGCCAGGACATGCCGGCATGCTGGAGGTCCCGACTGCGCACGCCCTGGCCAGCGCTGCGCAGATGAACGTGATCGAGTTCCACACGTGGAATTCGACAGCGAGGGCGATCGACAACCCCGATCGCATCATTTTCGATCTTGATCCCGGCGAAGGTACATCGTGGCAGCACGTGCAGGATGCCGCGGTGCTGGTGCGCGTGCTGCTGAACGAGCTCGGACTCGAGGCCTGGCTGAAGACGAGCGGCGGCAAGGGCCTGCATGTCGTCGTGCCGATCGCGCCGCGGCTCGACTACGACACGGTCAAGGGCTTCTCGCAAGCCGTGGTGCAGCACCTCGCGCGCGCGATCCCGTCGCGCTTCGTGACGAAGAGCGGGCCCGCGAATCGCAAAGGCAAGCTCTTTGTCGACTACCTGCGCAACGGGTACGGCGCGACAACGGCAGCGGCTTTCTCTGCGCGTGCGCGGCCGGGCCTGGGCGTGTCGA
This region includes:
- the prpF gene encoding 2-methylaconitate cis-trans isomerase PrpF, whose product is MNAAPQIRIPATYMRGGTSKGVFFRLQDLPDSAQQPGPARDRLLQRVVGSPDPYGKQIDGMGGATSSTSKAVILSASSRPDHEVDYLFGQVSIDSAFVDWSGNCGNLSAAVGPFAIGNGLLPAERIPQDGICTVRIWQANIGKTIVAHVPITGGQVQETGDFELDGVTFPAAEVQLEFLDPADEGEGEGGTTMFPTGRLVDELEVPGVGTFKATLINAGIPTVFVNASDIGYTGTELQDAINSDAQALARFEAIRAWGAVKMGLIKEIGEAAKRQHTPKVAFVAPPADYVASSGKAVRAADVDLLVRALSMGKLHHAMMGTAAVAIGTAAAIPGTLVNLAAGGGERNAVRFGHPSGTLRVGAEAMRADGQWQVTKAVMSRSARVLMEGWVRVPGDSF
- a CDS encoding isocitrate lyase/PEP mutase family protein; this translates as MSTRKQLKSLAEARRGVLVPGAFNALSAKVIEDLGFEAIYVTGAGVTNMWFGMPDQGFMGLAEIADHTARIRDAVRLPLIVDADTGFGNALNVHHTVRVLERAGADCIQFEDQVAPKRCGHFSGKEVISTEEAVSKIKAAVDARQDADLMIMARTDAAAIHGFEAAIERAQKFAEAGADILFVEAVTTAEEVRALPRRLGKPQLMNMVIGGRTPIFNAEQLGELGYGIVLYANAALQGAVAGMQKALTVLRDEKEVQESSGLVTPFAERQRLVGKPEWDAMEKRYT
- a CDS encoding DUF4304 domain-containing protein, producing the protein MHALNAWHTAHRISARSSGTPQDSIPGAHEAAEVHRHRNGIAAGRAVSGRSHAPQNSLGVSAHSRTKLVMSARALGRALASELHRAALKRRGFKKFRNTFSREHDEYVEMLRLQGSGWNSGAAPWMFYVNISVRFKNLPGSLASQGSKYDADGRIERIVQEAPARFELTGQNFNEVVALLASLSEKASALLPELLVPVRERASRGLYSSIPVPGTGIVGEA
- a CDS encoding H-NS family nucleoid-associated regulatory protein — encoded protein: MTQTYEQIQKQIEALQRQADSIREQEVAGVISRIKVAIAHYGLTAEQLGYGSKAKSIRATPKSFKSKDLKVGYSDGLGNSWSGRGPRPRWLRDALASGKTLEELAAGGLPNSTSKVQPSRVKSATKKRKSKVSYRDDAGHFWSGFGPRPKWLTEALAKGRTLEELAA
- a CDS encoding tyrosine-type recombinase/integrase; protein product: MLRRDGSISVYQDMWAAFSAWCLAQSPVVTLSSLGLADLHAFQAARFGRKTSDLSLTPRYALRLMRLIDRVLRHHAAQIDAAPNPSAADWIASNPMVRYADSAQADPLPEYLSTAEARQLIAFLSEARPRPGSRRDARAALTWQEVRNRVSVALQLGVGLTPGDVRALTLDSPVSQGGRVRERPWKLHVPGDGNSPAREAPVAPWAAELLRHWLVVRSELAIAGAFLFPSTRTGKQWQKPSQYECARRVLEEAGVDSQEGGSFRLRHTFAIRQLRRGSPPEQVARWLGIEAVKMKRYEHVVPRPVEVV
- the ligD gene encoding DNA ligase D, which gives rise to MPAKQADPLEKYWSKRDFGLTTEPRGRRATVRSRALSFVIQKHAATRLHYDFRLELDGVLLSWAVPKGPSFDPTEKRMAIHVEDHPLSYGSFEGTIPPKQYGAGSVIVWDNGTWEPVGDPHEGMQKGKLLFHLHGQKLAGLWELVKIAKGGERQEPWILFKKRDSFARPRAEYDVISALPDSVIAKPLAPAAAAGGASSAGRRKSGARQSAGDMVGAGAVKAPSPLKLDPQLATLATGVPTAGQWIYEIKFDGYRLMTRIENGKAKLLTRGGHDWTAKMPDLKREAEQLGVESAWLDGEIVVLDERGVPKFNALQNAFDRGTGAERIIYFLFDAPYFEGYDLRDVPLRDRRQLLGKLLAERGTDRLRLSQAFEADPASILSSACRMGLEGVMAKRADAPYASRRTETWLKLKCQLRQEFVIAGYTDRTGGPAQVGSLLLGVHDAAGALVSVGSVGTGWGAKEAAALKQRLSKIEIDRPPFAAGAAKPGRWSKRSPGSERWVQPMLVAEVAFSEWTPDGQIRHPSYVALRADKPAAAIVREIAKQIGAGPIRTAKAAVGGIKVSHGDRVIDPSTGLTKLDLVRYYESVADWMLPHLQGRPCALVRGPSGIAGELFFQKHDEKISIPGIREMDPALWPGHAGMLEVPTAHALASAAQMNVIEFHTWNSTARAIDNPDRIIFDLDPGEGTSWQHVQDAAVLVRVLLNELGLEAWLKTSGGKGLHVVVPIAPRLDYDTVKGFSQAVVQHLARAIPSRFVTKSGPANRKGKLFVDYLRNGYGATTAAAFSARARPGLGVSMPVTWEDLAELKSGAHWTIATAREHLSFQTINPWAAYWKRKQTLSGAMKKLGYPA